The Leadbetterella byssophila DSM 17132 DNA window GTTCCTACCAGAGGAGGCGGTAGTATTCCTATAGTTTCCCTATTTGAAAAGGAATTGGGATTGAAATCCATTTTGCTGGGATTTGGTCTGGATTCTGATGCATTGCATTCCCCTAACGAACATTACGGCATAGTGAACTTTATGAAAGGAATTGAAACTATCCCTTTATTCTATAAATATTTTAGAGAGAACTTCCAATGAGTGAGATTAATTTGAAGGGCTTGGCTACGGAAGCAAGTTCTAACCATAATGATTTAGATAAGAAGAGTGTTAGAGAATTATTGGAAGGCATTAATTCCGAAGATAAAACCGTTCCTCTAGCCGTAGAAAAGGCACTTCCCCAAATTGAGGCTTTGGTGCAGCAGATCGTAGCCCGTATGAAGAAGGGTGGCCGACTATTCTATATCGGAGCGGGAACCAGCGGTAGACTAGGCATTGTAGATGCTTCAGAGTGTCCTCCTACTTACGGGGTTCCATTTGACTTGGTCATAGGTCTGATAGCCGGAGGAGATAGCGCCATTAGAAAAGCGGTAGAGAATGCTGAAGATGATGTTAATCAAGCTTGGATAGATATTTCAGAATATGATCCAAAACCAGAAGACACGGTAATAGGCATTGCTGCTTCTGGCAGAACTCCTTACGTTATTGGAGGATTAAAAGCCGCTAATGAAGCCGGCCTTTTGACAGGATGTATCGTTTGTAACGAAGGAAGTGCTGTAGCTGCTGCGGCCCAATTTCCAGTGGAAGTAGTTGTAGGTCCGGAATTTGTGACCGGTTCTACCCGTATGAAATCAGGTACTGCCCAGAAGCTGGTATTGAACATGATTTCTACTACCGTGATGATTCAGTTAGGAAGAGTTCGTGGTAATAAGATGGTGGATATGCAGCTTAGCAACGAGAAGTTGGTAGAAAGAGGCATCCGTATGATCATGCAGGAAGCTCAAAT harbors:
- the murQ gene encoding N-acetylmuramic acid 6-phosphate etherase translates to MSEINLKGLATEASSNHNDLDKKSVRELLEGINSEDKTVPLAVEKALPQIEALVQQIVARMKKGGRLFYIGAGTSGRLGIVDASECPPTYGVPFDLVIGLIAGGDSAIRKAVENAEDDVNQAWIDISEYDPKPEDTVIGIAASGRTPYVIGGLKAANEAGLLTGCIVCNEGSAVAAAAQFPVEVVVGPEFVTGSTRMKSGTAQKLVLNMISTTVMIQLGRVRGNKMVDMQLSNEKLVERGIRMIMQEAQIEYDLAAKLLQEHGSVRKAVDAYNNK